A single Curtobacterium sp. MCJR17_020 DNA region contains:
- a CDS encoding LacI family DNA-binding transcriptional regulator codes for MTVPTTPRAVTRADVARYAGVSTSVVSYVVHDGPRPVAAATAARVRDAIRVLGYRPNASAQALRTGSSKMLGLIVPELDNPFWSELAVEVTHAAAARGYDVLLANSDGDGTQERERLRSLSARQVDGIILTSIMTHPDLSNVSDPGIPLVLLNTFFEVPDYASIGVDALRGAYDGTRHLVEHGYGSIGLVMGHAGSMELREQGWMRALRDAGLPDGPIVRCDFTRRGGYEAGLRMFADGTGPRAVFVSSDMQAVGVLRALWELGLRAPEDVAIVSFDGGAEADYTNPQLTTVRQPIETMATAAVDRVLGLDADNQWHRDLVPAELVLGASCGCDVRR; via the coding sequence GTGACCGTCCCGACGACCCCGAGGGCGGTCACCCGCGCCGACGTCGCCCGGTACGCCGGCGTGAGCACCTCGGTCGTCAGCTACGTCGTGCACGACGGCCCCCGCCCCGTCGCGGCCGCCACCGCCGCCCGGGTCCGCGACGCCATCCGGGTCCTCGGGTACCGCCCGAACGCCAGCGCCCAGGCCCTGCGCACCGGGTCGTCGAAGATGCTCGGGCTCATCGTGCCCGAGCTCGACAACCCGTTCTGGTCGGAGCTCGCCGTCGAGGTCACCCACGCCGCGGCCGCCCGCGGCTACGACGTCCTGCTCGCCAACAGCGACGGTGACGGCACCCAGGAGCGCGAACGGCTCCGCAGCCTGTCCGCCCGCCAGGTCGACGGCATAATCCTGACGAGCATCATGACCCACCCGGACCTGTCCAACGTCTCCGACCCGGGCATCCCGCTCGTCCTGCTCAACACCTTCTTCGAGGTCCCCGACTACGCGAGCATCGGCGTCGACGCCCTGCGCGGCGCGTACGACGGCACCCGGCACCTGGTCGAGCACGGCTACGGGTCGATCGGCCTGGTGATGGGGCACGCCGGCTCGATGGAACTCCGCGAACAGGGCTGGATGCGGGCCCTGCGCGACGCCGGACTGCCGGACGGCCCGATCGTGCGCTGCGACTTCACCCGACGGGGTGGGTACGAGGCCGGCCTCCGCATGTTCGCGGACGGGACGGGACCCCGGGCCGTCTTCGTCAGCTCGGACATGCAGGCCGTCGGTGTGCTGCGGGCACTGTGGGAACTCGGCCTGCGGGCACCAGAGGACGTCGCGATCGTGTCGTTCGACGGCGGTGCCGAGGCGGACTACACGAACCCGCAGCTCACGACGGTCCGGCAGCCGATCGAGACGATGGCGACCGCCGCCGTCGACCGCGTGCTCGGGCTCGACGCGGACAACCAGTGGCACCGCGACCTCGTGCCCGCCGAGTTGGTCCTGGGCGCGAGTTGCGGATGCGACGTGCGTCGCTGA
- a CDS encoding helix-turn-helix domain-containing protein: protein MLGILGGDERCPIARSLDVLGEKWTLMIVRDALAGSTRFSQFQQSLGVPREVLTARLSSLVDGGVLERTTYKPEGARAREEYVLTDAGRDLSLVLLALGGWADRYRPSELTSDLRFVDTESGEPVEAVAVTQESQQRVPLQRLTAVTERASDT from the coding sequence ATGCTCGGCATCCTCGGCGGCGACGAGCGCTGCCCCATCGCACGGTCCCTCGACGTCCTCGGCGAGAAGTGGACGCTCATGATCGTGCGTGACGCCCTCGCCGGTTCCACGCGCTTCAGTCAGTTCCAGCAGAGCCTCGGCGTTCCGCGCGAAGTCCTGACCGCGCGACTGTCCTCCCTCGTCGACGGGGGAGTGCTCGAGCGCACGACCTACAAGCCGGAGGGTGCCCGGGCGCGCGAGGAGTACGTGCTCACCGACGCCGGCCGCGACCTCTCGCTGGTGTTGCTGGCGCTCGGCGGGTGGGCCGACCGGTACCGGCCGTCCGAGCTGACGTCGGACCTGCGCTTCGTCGACACCGAGTCCGGCGAACCGGTCGAAGCGGTCGCGGTGACGCAGGAGTCCCAGCAGCGTGTGCCGCTCCAGCGGCTCACCGCCGTGACGGAGCGTGCGTCCGACACGTGA
- a CDS encoding SDR family oxidoreductase produces the protein MTNLTNAIVLVTGANGGLGAEFVQQALDRGAAKVYATARTPRTWDDARIVPLALDVTSQESVDAAARAAADTTIVVNNAGIAGADPLVDTSVAEVERIFATNVFGALRVAKAFAPTIGGGALIDVHSALSWVALAGAYSASKAAFWSITNSLRLELAPQGTQVVGAHLGYTDTGMTAGLDVEKSDPADIVRLIWDAVEAGEHEVLADQVSRDVRAGLSAPLTALYPALASA, from the coding sequence ATGACCAACCTCACCAACGCCATCGTCCTCGTCACCGGAGCGAACGGCGGCCTCGGCGCCGAGTTCGTCCAGCAGGCCCTGGACCGCGGCGCCGCCAAGGTCTACGCGACCGCCCGCACCCCGCGCACCTGGGACGACGCGCGCATCGTGCCGCTCGCCCTCGACGTCACGAGCCAGGAGAGCGTCGACGCCGCTGCCCGTGCCGCCGCGGACACCACGATCGTCGTGAACAACGCCGGGATCGCCGGTGCCGACCCGCTCGTCGACACCTCGGTCGCGGAGGTCGAGCGCATCTTCGCGACGAACGTCTTCGGCGCGCTCCGTGTCGCGAAGGCCTTCGCTCCCACGATCGGCGGCGGCGCGCTGATCGACGTGCACTCGGCCCTGAGCTGGGTCGCCCTGGCCGGTGCGTACTCGGCGTCGAAGGCGGCGTTCTGGTCGATCACGAACTCGCTCCGCCTCGAGCTCGCACCCCAGGGCACCCAGGTCGTCGGCGCACACCTCGGCTACACCGACACCGGCATGACCGCGGGGCTCGACGTCGAGAAGTCCGACCCGGCCGACATCGTCCGGCTCATCTGGGACGCCGTCGAGGCCGGCGAGCACGAGGTGCTGGCGGACCAGGTCAGCCGTGACGTGCGGGCCGGGCTCAGCGCACCGTTGACGGCGCTGTACCCGGCGCTCGCCAGCGCCTGA
- a CDS encoding GrpB family protein — protein sequence MIEVVEHQPSWPERFAMLRDAYAAALDDAGARYRSIEHVGSTSVPGLAAKPVIDVDIVVDASDVAAAVAALATIGFEPRGDLGVPDRQAFRTPERFAPSNTYVATAGSLSLRNHLAVRDVLRADPALREEYAAVKRRAAAEAEDIDDYIERKSGVLSRVLAAAGISVEERAAITEVNRDITGRGARG from the coding sequence ATGATCGAGGTCGTCGAACACCAGCCGTCGTGGCCCGAGCGGTTCGCGATGTTGCGGGACGCGTACGCCGCGGCCCTCGACGACGCCGGCGCTCGGTACCGCAGCATCGAACACGTCGGCAGCACCTCGGTGCCCGGACTGGCGGCGAAGCCCGTGATCGACGTCGACATCGTGGTCGACGCCAGCGACGTCGCGGCGGCGGTCGCTGCGCTGGCCACGATCGGCTTCGAGCCTCGCGGAGACCTCGGCGTCCCCGACCGGCAGGCCTTCCGGACACCCGAGCGCTTCGCCCCGAGCAACACCTACGTCGCCACCGCTGGATCGCTCTCGCTCCGGAACCACCTCGCCGTCCGCGACGTGCTGCGCGCCGACCCGGCCCTGCGCGAAGAGTACGCCGCCGTGAAGCGCCGGGCGGCCGCCGAGGCCGAGGACATCGACGACTACATCGAGCGCAAGAGCGGCGTGCTCAGTCGTGTCCTGGCTGCCGCAGGCATCTCCGTCGAGGAGCGCGCCGCGATCACCGAAGTGAACCGCGACATCACCGGCAGAGGCGCCCGCGGCTGA
- a CDS encoding GNAT family protein has translation MDTRLRLLRVDDAATLAAVITASADHLRPWEPSRAPAYFTEQGQHDVIVQSLAAERAGTAVPFVIESTDGELLGRITLSGVTRGALQSCAMGYWIRADRLRQGHASRAVAAAAAHAFDVLRLHRVQAETLPENVGSQRALESAGFTRYGFAPEYITINGAWRDHVMFQLLAPPPATRRPR, from the coding sequence ATGGACACCCGGTTGCGCCTGCTCCGCGTCGACGACGCGGCGACGCTCGCCGCCGTCATCACCGCGAGCGCCGACCACCTGCGACCGTGGGAGCCGTCCCGGGCACCGGCGTACTTCACCGAGCAGGGCCAGCACGACGTCATCGTGCAGTCGCTCGCTGCGGAGCGCGCCGGCACCGCGGTCCCGTTCGTGATCGAGTCGACCGACGGTGAACTCCTCGGGCGCATCACGCTGAGCGGCGTCACCCGCGGAGCCCTGCAGTCCTGCGCGATGGGGTACTGGATCCGCGCCGACCGGCTGCGTCAGGGTCACGCCTCCCGCGCCGTCGCCGCTGCTGCCGCCCACGCGTTCGACGTCCTCCGACTCCACCGGGTGCAGGCCGAGACCCTTCCGGAGAACGTGGGCTCGCAGCGTGCGCTCGAGTCCGCGGGGTTCACCCGCTACGGGTTCGCGCCGGAGTACATCACGATCAACGGAGCGTGGCGCGACCACGTCATGTTCCAGCTCCTCGCACCACCGCCTGCCACGCGGCGCCCTCGATGA
- a CDS encoding TM2 domain-containing protein: MTSTAPAPQQAYANARPQKHIGTAYKWIFFFGIVGAHRYYMGKIGTGILYTFTGGLFGIGVLVDVFTLDGQVIDVNEKNSVTPTLR, translated from the coding sequence ATGACTAGCACCGCTCCCGCACCCCAGCAGGCTTACGCCAACGCTCGCCCGCAGAAGCACATCGGCACCGCGTACAAGTGGATCTTCTTCTTCGGCATCGTTGGTGCGCACCGCTACTACATGGGCAAGATCGGCACCGGCATCCTCTACACGTTCACCGGAGGCCTCTTCGGCATCGGTGTCCTCGTCGACGTCTTCACCCTCGACGGTCAGGTCATCGACGTCAACGAGAAGAACTCGGTCACACCGACGCTCCGCTGA
- a CDS encoding HAD-IIB family hydrolase, protein MSAQGRFVDGAAQGAGAGAPARTKRWLVALDIDGTTMREDGVVTEAVVAAVRAAEAAGHEVMLSTGRSEGMTVPLLETLGIEPKYLVCANGALTLARRPDGSYERVHVEHFDPSDVLQTIRGALENAAFGVEDETGHFRLSENFPADTMTNAGELVPFEQLLTVEATRVVVISPEHGLEEFLQIVEDMGLHKVSYTVGWTAWLDIAPEGVTKATAMERVREWLDIPRSRVFAAGDGRNDIDMLRWASTSGRGVVMGQAPDDVVDAGNELTGGVSDDGLAAALDSLPR, encoded by the coding sequence ATGAGCGCGCAGGGGCGGTTCGTGGACGGTGCGGCGCAGGGCGCGGGCGCCGGTGCTCCCGCCCGCACGAAGCGGTGGCTGGTCGCCCTCGACATCGACGGCACCACCATGCGCGAGGACGGGGTCGTCACCGAGGCCGTCGTCGCCGCCGTGCGCGCTGCCGAGGCCGCCGGGCACGAGGTCATGCTGTCGACCGGCCGCAGCGAGGGCATGACGGTCCCGCTGCTGGAGACCCTGGGCATCGAGCCGAAGTACCTCGTCTGCGCCAACGGCGCCCTGACCCTGGCCCGTCGTCCGGACGGGTCCTACGAGCGTGTCCACGTCGAGCACTTCGACCCGAGCGACGTCCTGCAGACCATCCGTGGTGCCCTGGAGAACGCGGCTTTCGGCGTCGAGGACGAGACCGGCCACTTCCGGTTGTCCGAGAACTTCCCCGCCGACACCATGACCAACGCCGGCGAGCTGGTGCCGTTCGAGCAGCTGCTCACGGTCGAGGCCACCCGCGTCGTCGTGATCTCGCCGGAGCACGGGCTCGAGGAGTTCCTGCAGATCGTCGAGGACATGGGGCTGCACAAGGTCTCGTACACGGTCGGGTGGACCGCGTGGCTCGACATCGCACCAGAGGGCGTGACGAAGGCCACCGCGATGGAACGCGTGCGCGAGTGGCTCGACATCCCGCGGTCGCGCGTCTTCGCCGCGGGCGACGGCCGCAACGACATCGACATGCTGCGGTGGGCCTCGACCTCCGGTCGTGGCGTCGTGATGGGCCAGGCGCCGGACGACGTCGTGGACGCCGGCAACGAACTCACCGGTGGCGTGTCCGACGACGGCCTGGCAGCGGCGCTCGACTCCCTGCCGCGCTGA
- the serS gene encoding serine--tRNA ligase produces the protein MIDPQLLRDNPDVIKASQESRRASVAVVDEAVAADAARRSAITAFESLRAEQNAFGKTVAKAPKDEKAALVQQAQALSAQVKEAQATVTAAEDTFNSVVRAIPNVVLPGVPAGGEEDFVTLRTVGTKPEFDFEPKDHADLGEHLGIIDIPRGVKVSGSRFYFLRGLGARLEIALMSLGLDRAIAAGFEPLITPTLVRPETMAGTGFLGEHAAEVYRLEADDLYLTGTSEVALAGFHADEILDIENTAHRYAGWSTCYRREAGSAGKDNRGILRVHQFNKLEMFAYVHPDQAEAEHEKLVSYQEQMLQDLGLHYRVIDVAAGDLGTSAAKKYDIEAWVPTQGTFRELTSTSNCTTFQARRLDIRYRTESGKTAPVATLNGTLATTRWIVAILETHQQADGSVVVPEVLRPYLGGVEVIEPR, from the coding sequence GTGATCGATCCCCAGCTGCTTCGTGACAACCCGGACGTCATCAAGGCCTCGCAGGAGTCCCGCCGCGCATCCGTCGCCGTGGTCGACGAGGCCGTCGCCGCCGACGCCGCCCGACGCAGCGCGATCACCGCGTTCGAGTCGCTCCGCGCCGAGCAGAACGCCTTCGGCAAGACCGTCGCCAAGGCCCCGAAGGACGAGAAGGCTGCGCTCGTGCAGCAGGCCCAGGCGCTCTCGGCCCAGGTGAAGGAAGCCCAGGCGACCGTCACCGCGGCCGAGGACACCTTCAACTCGGTCGTCCGCGCCATCCCGAACGTCGTCCTGCCCGGCGTCCCCGCCGGTGGCGAAGAGGACTTCGTCACCCTCCGCACCGTCGGCACGAAGCCCGAGTTCGACTTCGAGCCGAAGGACCACGCCGACCTCGGCGAGCACCTCGGCATCATCGACATCCCCCGCGGTGTGAAGGTCTCCGGCTCGCGCTTCTACTTCCTGCGCGGCCTCGGTGCCCGGCTCGAGATCGCGCTCATGTCGCTCGGCCTCGACCGTGCCATCGCCGCCGGCTTCGAGCCGCTCATCACCCCGACGCTCGTCCGCCCCGAGACGATGGCGGGTACCGGCTTCCTCGGCGAGCACGCGGCCGAGGTCTACCGGCTCGAGGCCGACGACCTGTACCTGACCGGCACGAGCGAGGTCGCCCTCGCCGGCTTCCACGCCGACGAGATCCTCGACATCGAGAACACCGCGCACCGCTACGCCGGCTGGTCGACCTGCTACCGGCGCGAAGCCGGCTCGGCGGGCAAGGACAACCGCGGCATCCTGCGCGTGCACCAGTTCAACAAGCTCGAGATGTTCGCCTACGTCCACCCGGACCAGGCCGAGGCCGAGCACGAGAAGCTGGTGTCGTACCAGGAGCAGATGCTGCAGGACCTCGGGCTGCACTACCGCGTGATCGACGTCGCCGCGGGTGACCTCGGCACGAGCGCGGCGAAGAAGTACGACATCGAGGCCTGGGTCCCGACGCAGGGCACCTTCCGCGAGCTCACCTCGACGTCGAACTGCACGACGTTCCAGGCCCGTCGCCTCGACATCCGGTACCGCACCGAGAGCGGCAAGACGGCCCCGGTCGCCACCCTGAACGGCACCCTCGCGACCACCCGCTGGATCGTGGCGATCCTCGAGACCCACCAGCAGGCCGACGGCTCCGTCGTCGTGCCCGAGGTGCTGCGCCCCTACCTCGGTGGCGTCGAGGTGATCGAACCCCGATGA
- a CDS encoding diacylglycerol kinase family protein, which produces MSTPSETAPADQDALPTEHRTAAVVYNPVKVHLPTLKATVEQHQQEAGWAETLWFETTEEDPGGGMARAALEAGADVVAAAGGDGTVRAVAEVVHGSGASLALLPSGTGNLLARNMKLPLDDLASSAHTIFSGHERAIDFGLIGIERPDGAREQFGFVVMAGLGLDARMIANTRPELKKRVGWLAYLDSLLRSVRDTDGFEFKYRLDESARNGSVRAHSVIVGNCGMLQANAMLLPDAEIDDGVFDIVVMRPRGFFGWVRIGARVFWENGILRWFRRSALSETLIGRRITTAAKQERPLRYMRGEEFTLRLEKPDEFEIDGDPVGAITAFRARIDPGSLTVKVPTVEPKPSWVRGRKR; this is translated from the coding sequence ATGTCGACCCCTTCGGAGACCGCGCCCGCGGACCAGGACGCCCTCCCCACCGAGCACCGGACGGCTGCCGTGGTCTACAACCCGGTCAAGGTCCACCTGCCGACCCTCAAGGCCACCGTGGAACAGCACCAGCAGGAGGCCGGCTGGGCCGAGACGCTGTGGTTCGAGACCACCGAGGAAGACCCGGGCGGGGGCATGGCCCGTGCAGCGCTCGAGGCGGGAGCCGACGTCGTCGCCGCCGCGGGTGGTGACGGCACCGTGCGCGCGGTCGCCGAGGTCGTGCACGGCTCCGGTGCCTCGCTCGCGCTGCTGCCGAGCGGGACGGGCAACCTGCTCGCCCGCAACATGAAGCTCCCCCTCGACGACCTGGCGAGCAGCGCGCACACGATCTTCTCCGGCCACGAGCGGGCGATCGACTTCGGACTGATCGGCATCGAGCGGCCCGACGGTGCCCGCGAGCAGTTCGGCTTCGTCGTGATGGCGGGCCTCGGGCTCGACGCCCGGATGATCGCGAACACCCGCCCCGAGCTGAAGAAGCGCGTCGGGTGGCTCGCCTACCTCGACTCGCTGCTGCGCTCCGTGCGGGACACCGACGGCTTCGAGTTCAAGTACCGGCTCGACGAGTCGGCTCGCAACGGTTCGGTGCGTGCGCACTCGGTCATCGTCGGCAACTGCGGCATGTTGCAGGCGAACGCGATGCTGCTGCCCGACGCCGAGATCGACGACGGCGTGTTCGACATCGTCGTCATGCGCCCCCGCGGCTTCTTCGGCTGGGTGCGGATCGGTGCCCGCGTGTTCTGGGAGAACGGGATCCTGCGCTGGTTCCGGCGCTCGGCCCTCTCCGAGACCCTGATCGGTCGACGCATCACGACGGCAGCGAAGCAGGAACGTCCGCTGCGCTACATGCGCGGCGAGGAGTTCACGCTGCGGCTCGAGAAGCCCGACGAGTTCGAGATCGACGGGGACCCGGTGGGCGCGATCACGGCGTTCCGTGCGCGGATCGACCCCGGTTCGCTGACCGTCAAGGTGCCGACGGTGGAGCCGAAGCCGAGCTGGGTGCGCGGCCGCAAGCGCTGA
- the pheA gene encoding prephenate dehydratase — MTDPAAPSDTYSYLGPAGTFTEAALKLVEAAAGKPWRSVNNVGEALDDVMSGRSVGAVIAIENSVDGGVSATQDALARIPGVRIVGEYLVPVDFVLVARPGTVLADVRTVNAHPVAYAQTHNWLEANLPGHGHIPASSNVAAALALLEANPTADAAVAPPGITDHHDVVVLASSIGDNASAVTRFVLVSKTLALPEPTGADKTSVIVELPADHPGALVDMLEQFATRGINLGLLSSRPIGDELGRYRFVIDLDGHVQDERVADALLGLRRFSPRVTFLGSYPRADGAQPEVPARYSDAAFVEARDWLRAIVSGEPDAG, encoded by the coding sequence ATGACCGACCCCGCCGCGCCGTCCGACACGTACTCCTACCTCGGACCCGCCGGCACCTTCACCGAGGCGGCCCTCAAACTCGTCGAGGCCGCCGCCGGCAAGCCCTGGCGGAGCGTCAACAACGTCGGTGAAGCGCTCGACGACGTCATGTCCGGCCGCTCGGTCGGCGCGGTCATCGCGATCGAGAACAGCGTCGACGGCGGCGTCAGCGCGACGCAGGACGCCCTCGCCCGGATCCCCGGTGTGCGGATCGTGGGGGAGTACCTGGTCCCGGTCGACTTCGTGCTCGTCGCGCGCCCCGGCACCGTGCTCGCCGACGTCCGCACCGTGAACGCCCACCCGGTGGCGTACGCGCAGACCCACAACTGGCTCGAGGCGAACCTGCCCGGTCACGGCCACATCCCGGCGTCGTCGAACGTCGCCGCCGCCCTGGCCCTGCTCGAGGCGAACCCCACCGCCGACGCCGCCGTCGCACCGCCCGGCATCACCGACCACCACGACGTCGTCGTGCTCGCTTCGTCGATCGGCGACAACGCCTCGGCCGTCACCCGCTTCGTGCTCGTGTCGAAGACGCTGGCGCTGCCCGAGCCGACCGGTGCCGACAAGACGAGCGTCATCGTTGAGCTGCCCGCCGACCACCCCGGCGCCCTGGTCGACATGCTCGAGCAGTTCGCCACGCGGGGCATCAACTTGGGGCTGCTGTCATCGCGGCCGATCGGTGACGAGCTCGGCCGCTACCGGTTCGTCATCGACCTGGACGGCCACGTGCAGGACGAGCGCGTGGCCGACGCCCTGCTCGGTCTGCGGCGGTTCAGCCCGCGCGTGACGTTCCTCGGGTCGTACCCGCGAGCCGATGGCGCGCAGCCCGAGGTGCCGGCGCGCTACTCGGACGCCGCGTTCGTCGAGGCGCGGGACTGGCTGCGCGCCATCGTGTCCGGCGAGCCCGACGCGGGCTGA
- a CDS encoding MarR family transcriptional regulator, translating to MTDETPWLTREQLRAWMKLVAVMELLPAALDQQLQRDADLTHFDYMVIAMLSETDSRTLRMSALASATNASLPRLSHVVSRLEKRGLVTRCPSTSDRRATDVRLTDAGYATIVEAAPDHVRTARHVVIDALSDEQVIQLDGIAAALLTRLDPEGRFAALTYPRDDDDTAICEARLTGASTD from the coding sequence ATGACCGACGAGACCCCGTGGCTCACCCGCGAGCAGCTGCGCGCGTGGATGAAGCTCGTGGCCGTCATGGAACTCCTGCCGGCGGCGCTCGACCAGCAGCTGCAGCGTGACGCGGACCTGACGCACTTCGACTACATGGTCATCGCGATGCTCTCCGAGACCGACAGCCGCACGCTGCGGATGTCGGCCCTGGCCTCAGCGACGAACGCCTCGCTGCCCCGGCTGTCGCACGTGGTGTCCCGGCTCGAGAAGCGCGGACTCGTGACGCGCTGCCCCTCGACCTCGGACCGCCGGGCGACCGACGTCCGGCTCACCGACGCCGGGTACGCCACGATCGTCGAGGCCGCTCCGGACCACGTCCGCACCGCACGCCACGTCGTGATCGACGCCCTGAGCGACGAGCAGGTCATCCAGCTCGACGGCATCGCGGCCGCACTGCTGACACGGCTCGATCCCGAGGGGCGGTTCGCTGCCCTGACGTACCCGCGAGACGACGACGACACCGCGATCTGCGAGGCCCGGCTGACCGGCGCCAGCACCGACTGA
- a CDS encoding molybdopterin-dependent oxidoreductase, with protein MRHLLFEARAALASPNRNARSAVVLGRLLGIAFVVCFGTGIYSHLLQEPLGWMRFPTRPTQLYQFTQGLHITTGIAIIPLLLAKLNTVMPALVQVPPVRGVLHLFERLSIAVLVSASIIQVTTGLLNTYQWYPWPFPFRQVHNAMAYVIIGSLIIHIASKLPVIARYWRKRDSYDEQGRFIADPASGSELLPPVREARGASAPPAAVAETAGSTAPGLLGRVFRWIDGVDAVDAAPDEPVADVPEPTRASRSVDEQAQGRRQRIARRGFFGGVTAAVVGVVALTAGQSSKLAEPFNVFGARQRGLGSNGLPVNRTARAAGVLASATAADWTLTVVGPDVTRTFVRAELVALGTTEVDLPISCVEGWSQMGSWKGVRMRDLLGAVQAGPGSHVRVTSLERHGGYRIMDMGPEYAEDPTTLVALELNGATLDLDHGFPARIIAPGRPGVLQTKWIEKIEVLR; from the coding sequence GTGCGGCACCTGCTGTTCGAGGCGCGGGCTGCTCTGGCATCGCCGAACCGGAACGCGCGTTCCGCGGTGGTGCTCGGACGACTGCTCGGCATCGCCTTCGTGGTCTGCTTCGGCACCGGGATCTACAGTCACCTGCTGCAGGAGCCCCTCGGCTGGATGCGGTTCCCGACCCGGCCGACGCAGCTCTACCAGTTCACGCAGGGCCTGCACATCACCACCGGCATCGCGATCATCCCGCTGCTGCTGGCGAAGCTCAACACGGTCATGCCCGCGCTGGTGCAGGTCCCGCCGGTGCGCGGCGTGCTGCACCTGTTCGAGCGGCTGTCGATCGCCGTGCTCGTGTCGGCGTCGATCATCCAGGTCACGACCGGCCTGCTCAACACGTACCAGTGGTACCCGTGGCCGTTCCCGTTCCGCCAGGTGCACAACGCGATGGCGTACGTGATCATCGGGTCACTGATCATCCACATCGCGTCGAAGCTGCCGGTGATCGCCCGCTACTGGCGGAAGCGCGACTCCTACGACGAGCAAGGCCGGTTCATCGCGGACCCCGCGTCCGGCAGTGAGTTGCTCCCACCCGTCCGGGAGGCCCGGGGTGCGTCCGCCCCGCCGGCTGCGGTTGCCGAGACGGCCGGTTCCACGGCCCCCGGCCTGCTCGGCCGCGTGTTCCGCTGGATCGACGGCGTCGACGCGGTCGACGCAGCCCCGGACGAACCGGTGGCCGACGTGCCGGAGCCGACCCGAGCCTCCCGGTCGGTCGACGAGCAAGCACAGGGTCGACGCCAGCGGATCGCACGACGCGGGTTCTTCGGCGGTGTGACGGCCGCGGTCGTCGGCGTCGTCGCCCTGACGGCGGGGCAGTCCTCGAAGCTCGCCGAACCGTTCAACGTGTTCGGCGCGCGCCAGCGCGGTCTCGGCTCGAACGGGCTGCCGGTCAACCGCACCGCCCGCGCGGCGGGTGTGCTCGCCAGCGCGACCGCCGCGGACTGGACGCTGACCGTCGTCGGACCCGACGTGACCCGGACCTTCGTGCGCGCGGAACTCGTCGCCCTCGGCACCACCGAGGTGGATCTGCCGATCTCGTGCGTCGAGGGGTGGAGCCAGATGGGCAGCTGGAAGGGCGTGCGGATGCGCGACCTGCTCGGTGCCGTGCAGGCCGGACCCGGATCGCACGTGCGCGTCACGAGCCTGGAACGGCACGGCGGCTACCGGATCATGGACATGGGGCCGGAGTACGCCGAGGACCCGACCACGCTCGTGGCGCTCGAGCTGAACGGTGCGACGCTCGACCTGGACCACGGGTTCCCGGCGCGGATCATCGCTCCGGGGCGACCGGGCGTGCTGCAGACCAAGTGGATCGAGAAGATCGAGGTGCTGCGGTGA